The DNA segment TGTGTTTCTCTTTCGGCAAGAAGAATATATGAGATCTTATCTTTTCtgcggcctctctctctctctctccctcttcttttCCTTGTCCGTAATCGGCACACAAATGGTGAGGTGTTTCTCGGCAGCTTCGCAATGCAAACGTCATCTGTAGTCTGAACCCATGCAACGTCAACTGATCACttcagactctctctctctctctctctgctactGTCTCGAGGAGCCAGCAGAGGAAGCCAAGTGTTTAAAGTTCGCAGAGAGATGGCATTTCCTGTTGTTGATCTTGAAACTTACTTGGAACTTTCACACTGGGCTACTGTGTGGAGAGTCACCATAGGAAGCCCAGTGTGAAAGTTCCAAGTAAGTTTCAAGATCAACAACAGGAAATGCCATCTCTCTGCTTGGGAAGCCCAGTGTGAAAGTTTCAGTAGGTTTCAGGATCAAGAACAGGAAATGCCATTTCTATAAATTAACTCCATCATCGCCCATCGATCAAACGAACCCCATACGACACTTGCTCACACGACATGGCCTCCATCTTCAAAGCTctcatgctgctgctgctggccaTGTTAGGCTTGCATCTCTTAGCGGCAGCGAGGCCTCTGCACCACAACAACGACCTCCTGCAGCGGAAGCATAAGCCACCACAGGCGTCCCTTCCTTCGAACTGCACCAACAATCCCACAGCGGATGCGCATGGCGGCGGTCCTCATTGTCCGCATCATTGATCGGATGAAACTATACTTAGGTATACGTATCATATGCAGTCTCGGCGAGTTCGAAGTCGATCGAGATTAGGGTATGCTGTGAGAGGTATGGATTACCATACCCGTGATATCTATGTATGTGTGACCGAGATTGCTTTTTATGCTGAATGCTTTGGAGTGTGATCGCTACTTGTGAGAGCGTTTGTGTTCTCCTTGTTCTCCGTAAGGTATGTGTGCGAAAGCCAAGAAAGAAACTAATGGTCTTTGTCATCGCGAGATTAGATTGCTCACGCATGGGATGGTGATGACATGACTTCTTTGCTCCGACAAGGAAGAAGAAACGAACACTATGCAGCCATTTGCATGGCGAACTTACTTGCAGGAACATTATCCATTTCCATGTTTACGATCATTGCACGTAAGCGTGGAGTAAACCTAATTCCATGAACTTCGCAGCATTGCAAGTTATCATACGCAGTGTTCTCACAGGGAACGCTTTGTATGTGATTTCATGCATTAAAATCTATACAAACGAAGaaatataaagaagaaaaatacgTATATATATCATCATTATCACGTCAGACGAACTCGGTACAGTGTTCTTCCATTTTACTGCCAAGGCTGTTCCATCATGTATTATTATCCTGATTCTTAGTTTATGCACTAAAATTACATAGCAAGTGTCAGAGTTTCCATGCAACTAATGCAAGCATGTCTGAACATAGCAATTTCCAGAAACAACAGATTGGGATTTTCTTCTTTCATGTTTTGATAGAAATCAAACGTCTGATTGTATTTCTGTCTGCAaaatttgctgctgctgctgcttcttcttcttcttcccaaacTGTCACTACATTCTCGATATTCTTGTATTTGTCATGCAATCGAAACACCATAGAGCTAAAACGAGGTAAAAATATAGATAAGATAGTGGCCAAGGCAATCGACGTGACGGTATGATGTCCGGGGCGAGTGAACTCGTGGAGGCAATCGGCGAGGTAGGTGGAGAGATCGACCCACCTACTCCCCACTTCCGATCCTTTGATCCCGTCCACGGCGGCGCATTGAATCAACGCAAAAGTTAGAACGTTGACTATGGTGTTTTCAAGCCCTCTTAAATCCCAACAGCAACGTTGCGACGAATTCCCGCTTTCGAAGTGGCGAGGGGAATACGacgatcagagagagagagagatcttcctcttctatatatacagagagagagagagagagagagagaggccacgGCGACGATGAGGCAGCTGGTGTTGTTGCTGCTACTGGTTGCAAGCTTGCAGCCTCCGATGATGGCGGGGAGGCCGACGCAAGGAGAGTGGCGGTGGTGGCGAGAGCACGGCGGCCTCTTGCTGCAGTCGCTGCCTCAAGGGCCGGTGACGCCGTCGGGGCCTTCGTGTTGCACCCATGACCCCAACACACACACCTGCGGTCCTTGTAAGAATTGaggtcgacgacgacgaccggCATGTATGTATACGCAGATGCCGAGAAAGAAAGAAGGACTCTGATCATGAACGTGGAAGTAGCTGCTTCACATAAGAACATGCTTAAACTATCATTCATCTTTCTCTTcacatttcttttcattttttgatGGATTCCATTCACTTGTCTCATTAAATTCCCGCAACTTTCTTTCTGACTTTTTGCGTGTGTTATCAATGAacttttttctttatgccttcatCATATCTTATTCCAATATTTAAGTTGAAAATGATTACCATGTGGACCGCCAATGATCCAACCTTGAACAAAGTTGTTTATCTCTGTAAATCCAACAAAATGTTCTACTTGACTTTTGTCACACGATGATTCATGAACCAAAGCTGATAATTCGTCTGTCTATTCAATTCCCTCATCACTCGCCTTCTTTTTTTATAGATCTAAGAATTAAGAACGCGAGGGATCACATTTATGCATAATAGAAGCATACATGAGCACATTTATATATAGTGTGGGCTTATGTGATTAATGAAGAACTCGAGTGGCACGCATCAAATTCTGGATTTGGAACTTATGTGAACAGTCAGTCAATTAAGGTGTCCTTCTTCCTCTGCAGTCAAATGCAGGAATTCAACTGCCTACTCACGTCAATCACGTTTATCCTTTGTCTTGCTTTTCTAATATGATCACTTCACGAATCGAACATTTTccacgtgtgtatatatatatatgtgtatgtatatatgtatatatatgtatatatatatatataaataaatatacatatatgtatatatatatatataaatatatatacatatatatatatgcatacatacatatacatatacatacatacataaagagtattttagatatttttatttttaattactttaaaatttaaataaaaaaatcaccACTAACAACAATTAGTAGAAATGGATCAAAGTTTTTAGATGAATGCTAATGAGAGGGAATCTTGTGGAAAATCTAAATATATAAAGAAATATATTGCCATGGCAATATTAATAAGGGAAAGTCAGTATGAGAACCATCCATGGAGAGTCACAGTTGTTTAAAAGATGGATCTGCAAACAATGGCATAGCCGCCAGCATCTTTGAAGAACTAAATGATACAAAAATCACTGTGCTCAAGACCATAATTTAATGGCACACAGAAGCATTGAATTGAGCAAATATGTTTCCCTTTCTCATAAAATCCTTCAACTACATGATTTACTTATTCCAACACCATCAGGTATATGTCGTATTTTCAAAGGGTTGTGTGTCTGCCTTTTCTGCCTCGCCGGGGGCACAAAAACTGGCAAGTCAGAAAGAAAGCAAACTGTTGAGAGGATGATGAGATAAAGATGGATTGCAAGAAGAAGGGAGGCGGGAGAAGGCTCACCAGAGTATTAatgcaaaaaaggaaaagaattgtCTTGCTATGAAGTAGCTGTGGGGTTAGAATCATGCCTTTCCATCTTCTCCATGAGAGGTTCCATGTCATGAACGAATTTTAACGACTCTGAGAGTCTATTTAGAAGGTTGAACAGTGCGATCACTTCATTTCTTTGCAGCTGCAGCTGAAAATCCACATCAAAATGCATCAGGAAAAGTATCTAGGAATCACTCTTTAGATACTTCCAGACATTTCCATTTTAAGCAAAGAAAAGGGAAAATTGTCCTAAAAAATCGACCAAGAAAAATCTGTATCTCGTAGTTTTTCTCTGATAGTTTCCCTTTCTGTTTTCCATTTTATTAGTCTATTTCAAGCTTCCAACATGACAGTTGAGATCAGATAATCAGTCAGTACTACCATGACCAACTTCTCAACTTCTTAAAGTGGGTTTCATTTTTTTGGCAAAACCTAGTATTTATATGGATGAAATAAGTTCAGGAAGGATATTCATGATGAAAGTAACATACTGACTGGTTTTGGTTGTTTTCACCATCAACAGAGAAAAGAATTTTTAAAGCTGTTGCTAGACCATTGACTTGCAGTTTTCCCCACAGCCGGCATTTCTCACATCCCACACAGTTCATTACTGCACTGTAACATGCAAATAAATTTGGTTAGTGCAACAGGCATGTCCAATAAGTTACATGTCGAGTTGCCAAATGCAAACCTGATGTTTCTGAATTGCTTCTGAATCTGCTGCTTCAGCTCGGGCCCATTTTCACCTTGCCAGAGCTTGGCTTCATCAAAGGGTACCGGGCAAGCAGAAACATCTATAGGATTGGGATTGTAAAGTAGCTGTCTCACCAATGATCGAGTTTTCCAATCCTCTATAGGATTGCCAGTGTTGTACTCGGCCTGTTCCAAATAATCTGCAGCCTGAAGCACATCAACTAGAAGAATGTTACTAAAGGCAGCAGACGAAGCTTAGGTCAACCATGCCAAGTACATTATACATGAGACAGATCAAGCCAAAACACATGCACGTGGAAATACACATGTATGCATGTTCATTCATGCAAGGAAGTAATTCGTATGATCCAAAGTAATCCTCAACACAGGTCCACTGGGTGTCTGATGCAGAAACCAAAAGACAGTCTAAAGGCTATGTCAGAACATCAATCATTTTAGCAGCATGAGGAAAGCTAAACCAATACTAGAATGGCTTAATTCAACATATTTTATATGATgttaaagaaaaaaatacattGCATTTCATTGAAATATGCCATTTGCTTGTATTATGATTTAAGGTGCACCACATTTTGATGAAATGTTCCCAAGGGAACACTCCTGCAAGAGTCATCGACAATTATGAGGCCAGGAACAAGGTCTTAATCTGGAAATATGTCCACACAATATGTTCCAACAAGCACGAATTGACACAGAAAATCATGCTGATTGGCATGAAATCCCATGTCAGTTATCCGCTAGCATGACATGCCACATTAATCCACGATCTATATAATAAGGaatgaaaaatatcatgtcaAATAAGTAGATGAAGAACCACTTTAATATATTCAAAAATCTTTTTGGGTTAAATATCAAGAGGATTGGGAAGAGGCAACAGTACAGTGGAAAACAAAGGGAAAAAAGAAGGATTCAGTACAGTTACCACAGCGAAGGGCAAGGATCCCACTTTGTTGATGATAGATTAAATCAACTGAAAGTTTGTGCATATTGTTAGGAAAGACAGAAGGTTACTTGCATAGAAACGTCTTACTTAATGacaaattgaatcaaataaaaagtTCTGCATTTTGTTAGGCAAGGCAGACGGTTGTTTGCGTTATAATTGCATGACTGCTATAAAACATTGTCAATACCAGGATTTACATCCTCATATATAACCCAAATATTTAGTGCTATAGCAAAATTCGAGATAATAAATCAACACTATGTTTCTTACTAATAACAACACCACGAAAAATTAGTTCCTTCCATCAGTAGACCATTTTTATTTTGCAGCATACACATCCCACCTACTAGTGAGTGAGCCTTGGCACAGTGGTAGCAAATCAAGTCATGGAAACAGTATTTTACTGCACATGAGGCTAAGGCTGCATAGACCTAAACCTCCTGAGATTCTATAGTGGCCATGGCTGTCAAGACTTTAAACACGCTGTGATCCTATTTGTTTAAGGCCAAGGAGGaaattttataagaaaataaaGTTTGAGGCACTGAGTGAAAGCTCACATGCTTATACATTGATATTGACAAAAGGGGAACCTCAAGTAAAACTTTCTTTATTGTTCCAATATCCTGGAAGACTAAATTATGATCATGAACCATAATATCATGTCTGAGAAGCACTAAGCAATGTTTCACATGTCTGAAACTAAATCTTATGGTCAAAACTTGATATAAAAGTTAAGGATGATAGAAATATAGAAATATCATAAACATTAATTATCTTTCTGCAAATGGAGAATTTAATTCCACTATACTAGCGGGATTGGAATGGGTTACCTTTGTCACTGCCCTCAGAACAAAGAGATAGACAAAATATAAATTCCTGACACGATCTGGGTGCTTCCACACTCGATCATAAAGCAACTCCAGATTTTGCCCCCACTGCATTCATTCAGAAGAAAGTACACCTGAGATTATCACTAATGAAaagcacataaaaaaaaaagtcagGTAGCTCAAGGGAGTGTGCAGAAAAAAAATACCAAATTGGTAAATGCATCAAGGAGATAATCAGAAGCTATGTGAACTGAAATTGAGGAATGCAGCCCGGAGATCAATTTGTACATCACCTTCTTTTCATGACACAGATCTTCAGAAGGATCTGAAAAAGATAAAGTTCAAGATAACAAAGATAGTAGTAGTACAACACGAGATTTCTTTCATTATGTACCCAACCAAGCAATGTCACAGTCATACAAGATAAAATTTGGATTGAAGTGAGAAAAAAATACCACAAACTCagtcaataaacttgtttgatgaaaaatactataaattcTCATGTTATGTACAAAGCATGATCTATTTCTTGATAGTTTATTCAGATACATAAAATTATTAAGTTGTGCTACTGCTATCCCCATAACCAAGAAACTAACAAGGATGGAGATACAGGAAACAATTATGAAAAAGAGTACTCTAGTAATAAAAATTAGACAGAGCATGCTCATAATCATGGTGTTAAAAACAACAATACAATATTACAAAAGTACGGATAAGAAGGAAATAAACTACCAAAATAACTAACATTGTGGGCAATTTTCCTGGTAAACAGCAGCCCATATCCTTTGAGCTGATGGACCCGCATAACCAGTGTACCTCTCCGGGTTCAGTTGGAGATTGACATATGTCATTGCAGCTGCAAGAAAATGAAATGCATCGATAAATTTCTAGTTTGCAAAATCAAATACAATTGGGAAGAAAAGCAACTGAAAAACACAAAATGAATCTAATAGTAAATCAGAGCTGGAGGGTACTATTATCAGTCTCATCATCATAAGTCCAGGGATTGTCAATCTCAATCCACCCATTAAAAATTTTGTCATCAAGAGTCCTATCCACAGCAGCTTGTGGTTTTCCCTCCTGACAAATCACATCATCAGCAGAAAGCACACCGGAGGATTTCTTAAACGGCTCTGGAAACTCGCTTTCTTGACACTCACAGACAGAACAATCCCGAAGATGGCACATCCCATCATCTGGCCAGAATGGGCAATCACACCACAATTTTACCTAGCAAATCAACAATAGAACAGTTTCTGAGAAACAAGATTCACGTTGCAAAAACTTGAAGAGCTCTAAGCATGTGAAACATATAACTATAGAAGCATAACAATGAATTTCCATAAGGCAAGAAAATGGTGGACATATAGACCGATTGATGCAGGAAACCGGAAATATACGAAAGCATATCAGTCAAGACAGAATATTTGGCAGAGCTTTGGTTGAAAAACGAATTCCTCCAAAGTTTAGATTAAGTTCAATAAATAGGAATATAATTTAttcattcaaataatcaaaatagttAATAACAACATCATGAATTCTGTTGTTAACCAGTAAAATGAACTCAATAGTTTCTTAAATGGTAAGCAACTACCTAATTTTTCTCATAAATTTTGGTATAAGAAAAAAGAAGATACAAAAGGTTGTGCAAACAAGTCCAAAATTGAGTATATCTGCCACGATGGGAAATAACAGAGTGACTGGACAGATCAAGATATGGAATTTGTACTAGATACCAATTTATTTTTGTACAAACAAGTAAATCATGGTGTTATTCAAACAATGCATGCAAAGTAAGAAGATGATGGAAGCTGCACATTGGTTAGGCAACCTATAAAAGCACATTGCAACATTTTTCCTGAAATTAGGAATAGTATGTTTATTAAATGAGAAAATTATGCAGTTGAACTATATTGATGTAATCAAAGACATTCATTAATTAATAGTTACTCAACAAATGACCAAAAGGATCAGCCTTAAAAGTCCATAACTATATCAGAGATcaaatcaataaactctaggacaaGGCAAAAAGCTTTAGGAGTTTACAAATTACAACAATTAAGAATGTCATGAAATATACTAAATACAATCATAGTAATGCTATATTAGAAAATTGAAGGCACACAACTAATACAAATGGATAAGAAGTCGTAGAAAGCACAGAAGGGAGATCAAAGAGAATAGCCTGAATAGCCTCATAAACAAGAGAGGTCAGTTGAATATATAACTGCGCCTACTGGTGGCTGGAAACATTCTACTGTCCCTCAACCAAAAAGCAAAATGTTTAGAGGATAGCAACAAAACCATCTACAAAAACGTTGCATGCTTAGAAAACAACACATTGGATAATGATTCTGAT comes from the Musa acuminata AAA Group cultivar baxijiao chromosome BXJ2-8, Cavendish_Baxijiao_AAA, whole genome shotgun sequence genome and includes:
- the LOC103995747 gene encoding endoplasmic reticulum oxidoreductin-1 isoform X2, yielding MGKAGGSSSGDGGNAKSHRICAWAAVVALVAVALAIAAGSRNAPEIPDSATGNKSCECLPGSRSYTGLVEDCCCDYETADSLNEQVLHPILQELVKTPFFRYFKVKLWCDCPFWPDDGMCHLRDCSVCECQESEFPEPFKKSSGVLSADDVICQEGKPQAAVDRTLDDKIFNGWIEIDNPWTYDDETDNTAMTYVNLQLNPERYTGYAGPSAQRIWAAVYQENCPQYPSEDLCHEKKVMYKLISGLHSSISVHIASDYLLDAFTNLWGQNLELLYDRVWKHPDRVRNLYFVYLFVLRAVTKAADYLEQAEYNTGNPIEDWKTRSLVRQLLYNPNPIDVSACPVPFDEAKLWQGENGPELKQQIQKQFRNISAVMNCVGCEKCRLWGKLQVNGLATALKILFSVDGENNQNHCSCKEMK
- the LOC103995747 gene encoding endoplasmic reticulum oxidoreductin-1 isoform X3 → MGKAGGSSSGDGGNAKSHRICAWAAVVALVAVALAIAAGSRNAPEIPDSATGNKSCECLPGSRSYTGLVEDCCCDYETADSLNEQVLHPILQELVKTPFFRYFKVKLWCDCPFWPDDGMCHLRDCSVCECQESEFPEPFKKSSGVLSADDVICQEGKPQAAVDRTLDDKIFNGWIEIDNPWTYDDETDNTAMTYVNLQLNPERYTGYAGPSAQRIWAAVYQENCPQYPSEDLCHEKKVMYKLISGLHSSISVHIASDYLLDAFTNLWGQNLELLYDRVWKHPDRVRNLYFVYLFVLRAVTKAADYLEQAEYNTGNPIEDWKTRSLVRQLLYNPNPIDVSACPVPFDEAKLWQGENGPELKQQIQKQFRNISAVMNCVGCEKCRLWGKLQVNGLATALKILFSVDGENNQNQSLQLQRNEVIALFNLLNRLSESLKFVHDMEPLMEKMESFCAPGEAEKADTQPFENTTYT
- the LOC103995747 gene encoding endoplasmic reticulum oxidoreductin-1 isoform X1; amino-acid sequence: MGKAGGSSSGDGGNAKSHRICAWAAVVALVAVALAIAAGSRNAPEIPDSATGNKSCECLPGSRSYTGLVEDCCCDYETADSLNEQVLHPILQELVKTPFFRYFKVKLWCDCPFWPDDGMCHLRDCSVCECQESEFPEPFKKSSGVLSADDVICQEGKPQAAVDRTLDDKIFNGWIEIDNPWTYDDETDNTAMTYVNLQLNPERYTGYAGPSAQRIWAAVYQENCPQYPSEDLCHEKKVMYKLISGLHSSISVHIASDYLLDAFTNLWGQNLELLYDRVWKHPDRVRNLYFVYLFVLRAVTKAADYLEQAEYNTGNPIEDWKTRSLVRQLLYNPNPIDVSACPVPFDEAKLWQGENGPELKQQIQKQFRNISAVMNCVGCEKCRLWGKLQVNGLATALKILFSVDGENNQNQSLQLQRNEVIALFNLLNRLSESLKFVHDMEPLMEKMERHDSNPTATS